The Leclercia sp. S52 genome has a segment encoding these proteins:
- a CDS encoding fimbria/pilus outer membrane usher protein — translation MQQGHSHASGYSTNLNSDYKATYGEMTAGYSQDNQQRQLNLGVQGSMIVHAHGVTLGQPMGDTVALVEAPGASGTGIDNQTGVKTDFRGYAIVPYVTPYHHNTVALDTESLPAGADVGQAAKVVTPTRGAVVRARFDTRVGSRILLTLTRADGRPVPFGATAAPAHDSGEFIVGDGGQVYLTGMHARGSVNVSWGKGADAHCSAHYQLPSRSADPVISVTAQCS, via the coding sequence GTGCAGCAGGGTCACAGCCACGCCTCCGGCTACAGCACCAACCTGAACAGCGATTACAAAGCCACCTACGGCGAAATGACGGCGGGCTATTCTCAGGATAACCAGCAGCGCCAGCTCAACCTCGGCGTGCAGGGGAGCATGATTGTTCACGCTCACGGCGTGACCCTCGGCCAGCCGATGGGGGACACCGTCGCACTGGTGGAGGCGCCAGGGGCCAGCGGGACCGGAATCGACAACCAGACCGGGGTCAAAACCGATTTTCGCGGCTATGCCATCGTGCCTTACGTCACGCCGTACCATCACAACACCGTGGCGCTGGATACCGAAAGCCTGCCCGCGGGGGCCGACGTCGGCCAGGCGGCGAAAGTGGTTACGCCTACCCGGGGCGCGGTTGTGCGTGCCCGTTTTGATACCCGGGTCGGCAGTCGGATCCTGCTGACCCTCACCCGCGCCGACGGTCGTCCGGTACCCTTTGGCGCTACTGCGGCCCCGGCCCACGACAGCGGCGAATTTATCGTTGGCGATGGTGGCCAGGTCTACCTGACCGGAATGCACGCCCGCGGCAGCGTCAACGTCAGCTGGGGCAAAGGCGCAGACGCGCACTGCTCCGCCCACTATCAACTGCCGTCCCGATCCGCTGACCCGGTGATTAGCGTCACCGCCCAGTGCTCGTGA
- a CDS encoding fimbrial protein, protein MKPFRYGCVLALFAALFLFMPPALAACTTSDLPWTATPGTLAVPATLGVGNAIPGSARSHTVKGHCDAADSGKPITACHLGEGEEVPGMPGVYRSGIEGVGIELLNSAGQPVRGRAAHCDSRSTPLGYVSSDGSGSFNVPLTMQLIKTASTTGKQTTTTVRNGIWSLGVYPDRQLGQLNAVRYGGSLALKATTCSVDPKSLVITLGDFPVSLFTHVGSTSDWKTFNLTATCTDTVTMTARVTSANGSTSLGDGDDVLNLTPGSDSATGVGVRMMVGGVKLRYDYPIPFGDRTVPNQPFDLPFQVQYYQVDAQATAGRANTIATIDIEYQ, encoded by the coding sequence ATGAAACCCTTCCGTTACGGCTGTGTCCTGGCCCTGTTTGCCGCCCTGTTTCTGTTTATGCCGCCGGCCTTAGCCGCCTGCACTACATCGGATCTGCCCTGGACGGCCACGCCGGGCACGCTGGCGGTGCCCGCCACCCTCGGGGTCGGCAATGCCATTCCGGGCTCCGCCCGCTCGCATACGGTGAAAGGCCACTGCGATGCCGCCGACAGCGGCAAGCCGATCACCGCCTGTCATCTGGGCGAAGGGGAAGAGGTGCCGGGGATGCCGGGGGTCTACCGCAGCGGTATCGAGGGGGTGGGCATTGAACTGCTGAACAGCGCCGGCCAGCCGGTGCGCGGCCGCGCCGCCCACTGCGACAGCCGAAGCACGCCGCTGGGGTACGTCAGCAGCGACGGCTCCGGCAGCTTTAATGTGCCCCTGACGATGCAACTGATCAAAACCGCCAGCACGACCGGAAAGCAGACGACGACGACGGTGCGTAATGGCATCTGGTCGCTGGGCGTCTACCCCGATCGGCAGCTCGGCCAGCTGAATGCCGTGCGCTACGGCGGCAGCCTGGCGCTGAAGGCCACCACCTGCTCGGTGGATCCGAAAAGCCTGGTGATTACGCTGGGGGATTTCCCGGTCAGCCTCTTTACTCACGTCGGCAGCACCAGCGACTGGAAAACCTTCAACCTGACGGCGACCTGTACCGACACGGTAACCATGACCGCCCGGGTCACCAGCGCCAATGGCAGCACCTCGCTCGGTGACGGCGATGACGTGCTGAACCTGACCCCGGGCAGCGACAGCGCCACCGGCGTCGGGGTGCGAATGATGGTCGGCGGGGTGAAACTGCGCTACGACTACCCGATCCCCTTTGGCGATCGGACCGTTCCCAACCAGCCGTTCGACCTGCCCTTCCAGGTGCAGTATTACCAGGTTGACGCTCAGGCCACCGCCGGGCGTGCCAATACCATTGCCACCATCGACATTGAATACCAGTGA
- a CDS encoding fimbrial protein, with protein sequence MNYVALLVLLASLPASATDVLLSIKGNIYDTACEVDSTSQNKVVNLGQAVASDFKAVGDTGVWKNFDITISHCPQSLTLATINLEGQRDTLHPFKFANTGTARGLALELADRTDSIILAPESRFNAVIDPVTHTADFPMAARYYASHTPVSAGEFSSVVQFTFTYQ encoded by the coding sequence ATGAACTATGTAGCCCTGCTCGTGCTGCTGGCCAGCCTTCCCGCCTCGGCCACCGACGTGCTCCTCAGCATTAAAGGCAATATTTACGACACCGCCTGCGAGGTGGACAGCACCAGCCAGAACAAGGTGGTCAATCTCGGCCAGGCAGTGGCCAGTGATTTTAAGGCGGTGGGGGATACCGGGGTGTGGAAGAATTTTGACATCACCATCTCGCACTGCCCGCAAAGCCTGACCCTGGCGACGATCAACCTGGAGGGGCAGCGCGACACGCTCCACCCGTTCAAGTTCGCCAACACCGGTACCGCCCGAGGGCTGGCGCTGGAGCTGGCCGACCGCACCGACTCGATCATTCTGGCCCCGGAATCGCGCTTCAATGCGGTGATCGACCCGGTCACCCACACTGCCGATTTCCCGATGGCGGCACGCTATTACGCCTCGCATACCCCGGTCAGCGCGGGCGAGTTTTCAAGCGTGGTGCAGTTTACCTTCACTTACCAGTAG
- the dinG gene encoding ATP-dependent DNA helicase DinG, whose product MALTAALKAQIAAWYKALQEQIPDFIPRAPQRQMIADVAKTLAGDEGRHLAIEAPTGVGKTLSYLIPGIAIAREEQKTLVVSTANVALQDQIYSKDLPLLRKIIPELRFTAAFGRGRYVCPRNLAALASSEPSQQDLLAFLDDELTPNNKAEQEQCAKLKVDLDGYKWDGLRDHTDQAISDDLWRRLSTDKASCLNRNCHYYRECPFFVARREIQEAEVVVANHALVMAAMESESVLPDPKHLLLVLDEGHHLPDVARDALEMSAEITAPWFRLQLDLFCKLVATCMDQFRPKTIPPLAVPERLSEHCETIHTHIASLNNILNLYLPPGQEAEHRFEMGELPDEIMSLCRELAQLIEKLRGLAELFLNDLSEKTGTHDVVRVHRVLLQMNRALGMFEGQSKLWRLASMAQASGAPVTKWATREVREGQVHLFFHCAGIRVSDQLEKLLWRSVPHVVVTSATLRSLNSFSRLQEMSGLKEKAGDRFVALDSPFNHCEQGKLVIPRMQHEPLIDNEENHLAEMAAYFREQLESKKYPGMLVLFASARAMNLFLTFVTDLRLLLLVQGDQPRYRLVELHRKRIEAGERSVLVGLQSFAEGLDLKGDYLTQVHIHKIAFPPIDSPVVLTEGEWLKSLNRFPFEVQSLPAASFNLIQQVGRLIRSHSCWGEVVIYDKRLLTKNYGKRLLNALPIFPIEQPEVPEVKKRPAKPAAGRKKSIHAKRRGPTGK is encoded by the coding sequence GCTATCGCCCGGGAAGAACAAAAGACGCTGGTGGTGAGTACCGCCAACGTGGCCCTGCAGGATCAGATCTACAGCAAAGACCTGCCCCTGCTGCGCAAGATTATCCCCGAGCTGCGCTTTACCGCCGCTTTCGGGCGCGGGCGCTACGTCTGCCCGCGTAACCTGGCGGCCCTTGCCAGCAGCGAACCGAGCCAGCAGGATCTGCTGGCGTTTCTTGATGACGAGCTGACCCCCAACAACAAGGCCGAGCAGGAGCAGTGCGCGAAGCTGAAGGTCGATCTCGATGGCTACAAGTGGGATGGCCTGCGCGATCACACCGATCAGGCCATCAGCGACGACCTGTGGCGCAGGCTCAGCACCGATAAAGCCAGCTGTCTGAACCGCAACTGCCACTACTACCGCGAATGCCCGTTCTTTGTCGCCCGCCGTGAAATTCAGGAGGCCGAAGTGGTGGTCGCCAACCACGCGCTGGTGATGGCGGCAATGGAGAGCGAATCGGTACTGCCGGACCCGAAACACCTGCTGCTGGTGCTGGATGAAGGTCATCACCTGCCGGACGTCGCCCGCGATGCGCTGGAGATGAGCGCCGAGATCACCGCCCCCTGGTTCCGCCTGCAACTGGATCTCTTCTGCAAGCTGGTCGCCACCTGCATGGATCAGTTCCGCCCGAAAACCATCCCGCCGCTGGCGGTCCCGGAGCGCCTCAGCGAGCACTGCGAAACCATCCACACCCATATCGCCTCGCTGAACAACATCCTTAACCTCTATCTCCCGCCAGGCCAGGAAGCCGAGCACCGCTTTGAGATGGGCGAGCTGCCGGATGAAATCATGTCCCTGTGCCGCGAGCTGGCCCAGCTTATCGAAAAGCTGCGCGGGCTGGCGGAGCTGTTTTTGAACGATCTCAGTGAAAAGACCGGTACCCATGACGTGGTGCGTGTCCACCGGGTGCTGCTGCAGATGAACCGCGCGCTGGGCATGTTTGAGGGGCAGAGCAAGCTCTGGCGGCTGGCGTCGATGGCCCAGGCCTCCGGTGCGCCGGTCACCAAGTGGGCGACGCGGGAAGTCAGAGAGGGGCAGGTGCATCTCTTCTTCCACTGCGCGGGCATTCGCGTCAGCGACCAGCTGGAGAAGCTGCTCTGGCGCAGCGTTCCGCATGTGGTGGTCACCTCCGCCACGCTGCGTTCGCTCAACAGCTTCTCGCGGTTGCAGGAGATGAGCGGCCTGAAGGAGAAAGCGGGCGATCGCTTTGTGGCTCTCGACTCGCCGTTCAACCACTGCGAGCAGGGCAAGCTGGTGATCCCGCGCATGCAGCATGAGCCGCTGATCGACAATGAAGAGAATCACCTTGCCGAGATGGCGGCCTACTTCCGCGAACAGCTCGAAAGCAAAAAGTATCCCGGCATGCTGGTGCTGTTCGCCAGCGCCCGGGCGATGAATCTATTTTTAACCTTCGTCACCGATCTGCGCCTGCTGTTGCTGGTGCAGGGGGATCAGCCCCGCTACCGGCTGGTGGAGCTGCACCGTAAACGTATTGAGGCCGGGGAGCGCAGCGTGCTGGTGGGGCTCCAGTCTTTTGCAGAAGGTCTGGATCTGAAGGGCGATTACCTGACCCAGGTGCATATCCACAAGATTGCCTTCCCGCCCATCGACAGCCCGGTGGTGCTCACCGAGGGCGAGTGGCTGAAAAGCCTCAACCGCTTCCCGTTTGAGGTGCAGAGCCTGCCGGCGGCATCGTTTAACCTGATCCAGCAGGTCGGGCGTCTGATCCGCAGCCACAGCTGCTGGGGTGAAGTGGTGATCTACGATAAGCGCCTGCTGACCAAAAACTACGGCAAGCGTCTGCTGAACGCGCTGCCGATCTTTCCCATCGAGCAGCCCGAGGTGCCCGAAGTAAAAAAACGCCCGGCTAAACCTGCCGCCGGGCGTAAAAAAAGCATCCATGCTAAGAGGCGCGGTCCTACTGGTAAGTGA